One genomic window of Pseudomonas aeruginosa includes the following:
- the secG gene encoding preprotein translocase subunit SecG, whose translation MLEKVVIVVHLLMALGLVGLILVQHGKGADAGASFGAGASATVFGSQGSATFLSRITGILAAVFFLTSLGLAYFAKEKSDALQHIGLPDPAVLEQKQEKAPAADDVPVLQEQSKPAESAGDVPAAPEQK comes from the coding sequence ATGCTGGAAAAGGTCGTAATTGTCGTGCACCTGCTGATGGCATTGGGTCTTGTTGGCCTGATCCTCGTTCAGCATGGCAAGGGTGCGGATGCAGGGGCTTCTTTCGGTGCAGGTGCTTCGGCAACTGTTTTCGGAAGCCAAGGTTCCGCTACCTTTTTGAGTCGGATTACTGGTATACTGGCAGCGGTTTTTTTCTTGACCAGCCTTGGCTTAGCGTACTTCGCTAAAGAAAAGTCTGATGCTCTGCAACACATCGGGCTGCCGGATCCGGCAGTTCTGGAGCAGAAGCAAGAGAAAGCACCGGCCGCTGACGATGTGCCGGTTCTTCAGGAGCAGTCCAAGCCTGCGGAAAGTGCAGGCG
- the tpiA gene encoding triose-phosphate isomerase, with protein sequence MRRPLVAGNWKMHGTHSSVAELIKGLRQLALPSGVDVAVMPPCLFISQVIQGLAGKAIDVGAQNSAVEPMQGALTGETAPSQLADVGCSMVLVGHSERRLILGESDEVVSRKFAAAQSCGLVPVLCVGETRAEREAGKTLEVVARQLGSVIDELGVGAFARAVVAYEPVWAIGTGLTASPAQAQEVHAAIRAQLAAENAEVAKGVRLLYGGSVKAASAAELFGMPDIDGGLVGGASLNADEFGAICRAAGS encoded by the coding sequence ATGCGTCGACCCTTGGTGGCCGGTAACTGGAAAATGCACGGTACGCATTCCAGTGTGGCCGAGTTGATCAAAGGCTTGCGTCAGCTGGCGTTGCCGAGCGGAGTCGATGTAGCTGTGATGCCACCTTGCTTGTTCATCAGTCAGGTCATCCAGGGCCTGGCCGGCAAGGCGATCGATGTAGGTGCGCAGAACAGCGCCGTCGAGCCGATGCAAGGCGCGCTGACCGGTGAGACTGCTCCCAGTCAGTTGGCGGATGTCGGTTGTAGCATGGTCCTCGTGGGCCACTCGGAGCGTCGCCTGATTCTCGGCGAGAGTGACGAGGTTGTGAGTCGCAAGTTTGCCGCGGCTCAGTCGTGCGGCCTGGTGCCGGTGCTGTGTGTCGGGGAGACCCGGGCGGAGCGCGAGGCGGGCAAGACGCTGGAGGTTGTCGCAAGGCAGCTGGGAAGCGTGATCGACGAGTTGGGTGTTGGAGCTTTTGCTCGCGCAGTCGTGGCTTACGAGCCGGTCTGGGCGATCGGGACCGGGTTGACCGCGTCCCCCGCGCAAGCCCAGGAAGTGCACGCGGCGATCCGCGCGCAACTGGCAGCGGAAAATGCCGAGGTCGCAAAAGGTGTGCGACTCCTTTACGGCGGCAGTGTAAAGGCGGCAAGTGCAGCCGAGTTGTTCGGCATGCCGGATATCGATGGGGGGCTGGTAGGTGGAGCCTCCCTCAATGCGGATGAGTTCGGCGCGATCTGTCGTGCCGCGGGAAGCTGA
- the glmM gene encoding phosphoglucosamine mutase has product MSRKYFGTDGIRGRVGEFPITPDFVLKLGWAVGMAFRRQGNCRVLIGKDTRSSGYMFESAFEAGLSASGADTLLLGPMPTPGIAYLTRTFHAEAGVVISASHNPHDDNGIKFFSGQGTKLPDDVELMIEELLDAPMTVVESARLGKVSRINDAAGRYIEFCKSSVPTSTDFNGLKVVLDCANGATYKIAPSVFRELGAEVTVLAASPNGLNINDKCGSTHLDGLQAAVVEHHADLGIAFDGDGDRVMMVDHTGAVVDGDELLFLIARDLQESGRLQGGVVGTLMSNLGLELALQELHIPFVRAKVGDRYVMAELLARNWMLGGENSGHIVCCQNTTTGDAIIAALQVLMALKHRGQTLAEARQGIRKCPQVLINVRFKGESDPLEHPSVKEASVRVTEQMGGRGRVLLRKSGTEPLVRVMVEGDEEASVRAHAEQLAKIVSEVCA; this is encoded by the coding sequence ATGAGCAGAAAATACTTCGGGACTGACGGTATCCGTGGTCGTGTTGGCGAGTTTCCGATTACTCCGGACTTCGTTCTCAAGCTGGGCTGGGCGGTGGGCATGGCCTTCCGCCGGCAGGGCAACTGCCGGGTCCTGATCGGCAAGGACACGCGCAGCTCGGGTTACATGTTCGAGTCGGCCTTCGAGGCGGGGCTCTCCGCTTCCGGCGCCGATACCCTGTTGCTGGGACCGATGCCTACCCCCGGCATCGCCTACCTGACGCGGACTTTCCACGCCGAGGCCGGGGTGGTGATCAGCGCTTCGCACAATCCCCACGACGACAACGGCATCAAGTTCTTCTCCGGGCAGGGGACCAAGCTGCCGGATGACGTCGAGCTGATGATCGAGGAACTGCTCGATGCGCCGATGACCGTGGTGGAGTCCGCCCGTCTCGGCAAGGTTTCGCGGATCAATGACGCGGCGGGGCGCTACATCGAATTCTGTAAGAGCAGCGTGCCGACCAGCACCGACTTCAACGGTCTCAAGGTCGTGCTCGACTGCGCCAACGGCGCTACCTACAAGATCGCTCCCAGCGTCTTCCGGGAACTGGGCGCGGAAGTGACGGTGCTGGCGGCCAGCCCGAATGGCCTGAACATCAACGACAAGTGCGGTTCCACTCACCTGGATGGCCTGCAGGCTGCGGTGGTCGAGCACCATGCCGACCTCGGCATCGCCTTCGACGGCGACGGCGACCGGGTGATGATGGTCGACCATACCGGTGCGGTCGTGGATGGCGACGAACTGCTTTTCCTCATCGCGCGCGACCTGCAGGAAAGCGGGCGCCTGCAAGGCGGTGTGGTCGGCACCCTGATGAGCAACCTCGGCCTGGAGCTGGCTTTGCAGGAGCTGCATATCCCGTTCGTGCGGGCGAAGGTCGGCGATCGCTATGTGATGGCCGAACTGCTGGCTCGGAACTGGATGCTGGGAGGGGAGAATTCGGGACATATCGTCTGCTGCCAGAACACCACGACGGGCGATGCCATCATCGCGGCGCTACAGGTGCTGATGGCGCTCAAGCATCGCGGCCAGACCCTGGCCGAGGCGCGCCAGGGGATTCGCAAGTGCCCCCAGGTGCTGATCAATGTGCGCTTCAAGGGCGAAAGCGATCCGCTCGAGCACCCGTCGGTGAAGGAGGCCAGCGTCCGCGTCACCGAGCAAATGGGCGGGCGCGGCCGTGTCCTGCTGCGCAAATCCGGCACAGAGCCGTTGGTCCGGGTGATGGTCGAGGGCGACGAGGAAGCTAGCGTTCGTGCCCACGCCGAACAGCTGGCAAAAATTGTTTCTGAGGTATGTGCTTGA
- the folP gene encoding dihydropteroate synthase, translating into MSNPQYPTRLPCGSRVLDLARPHVMGILNVTPDSFSDGGRYDRLDDALRHAERMVREGATLIDVGGESTRPGARSVSPTEELERVAPVVERIARELDVVISVDTSTPAVMRETARLGAGLINDVRSLQRDGALDAAVDSGLAVCLMHMRGEPQTMQDAPAYQDVVAEVGAFLQERVNACVAAGIDRERLLLDPGFGFAKTLEHNLVLFRHLQALHGLGLPLLVGVSRKSMIGKVLGREVDERLYGSLALAALALAKGARIIRVHDVAATVDVMRMISAVEMAD; encoded by the coding sequence ATGAGCAATCCGCAATACCCGACCCGACTGCCTTGCGGCAGTCGGGTTCTTGATTTGGCCCGCCCACATGTCATGGGCATCCTCAATGTCACCCCCGATTCCTTTTCCGATGGCGGCCGTTACGACCGGCTGGACGATGCCCTGCGGCATGCCGAGCGCATGGTGCGGGAAGGCGCAACGCTCATCGACGTCGGCGGCGAGTCGACCCGTCCCGGTGCGCGCAGCGTTTCTCCGACGGAGGAGCTGGAGCGGGTCGCTCCGGTAGTCGAACGCATCGCTCGCGAGCTGGACGTCGTGATTTCGGTGGATACCTCCACGCCCGCGGTCATGCGCGAAACTGCGCGTCTCGGAGCGGGTCTGATCAACGACGTCCGTTCGCTGCAGCGCGACGGTGCGCTGGATGCTGCGGTGGATAGCGGCCTGGCGGTCTGCCTCATGCACATGCGTGGAGAACCGCAGACCATGCAGGATGCGCCTGCCTACCAGGATGTGGTGGCGGAAGTCGGCGCGTTCCTGCAGGAGCGTGTGAATGCCTGCGTGGCGGCCGGAATCGACCGCGAGCGGCTGTTGCTGGATCCGGGTTTCGGTTTCGCCAAGACACTGGAGCACAACCTGGTGCTGTTCAGGCATCTGCAGGCACTCCATGGCCTGGGCTTGCCGTTGTTGGTCGGCGTTTCGCGCAAGAGCATGATCGGCAAGGTACTGGGGCGGGAGGTGGACGAACGCCTCTACGGCAGCCTAGCTCTGGCGGCCCTGGCGCTGGCCAAGGGCGCACGGATAATTCGAGTGCATGACGTGGCGGCGACCGTCGACGTGATGCGAATGATCTCCGCCGTTGAAATGGCGGATTGA
- the ftsH gene encoding ATP-dependent zinc metalloprotease FtsH encodes MAKNLILWLIIAAVLVTVMNNFSSPSEPQTLNYSDFIQQVKDGKVERVTVDGYVITGKRSDGDTFKTIRPAIQDNGLIGDLVNNNVVVEGKQPEQQSIWTQLLVASFPILVIIAVFMFFMRQMQGGGGGRGGPMSFGKSKARLLSEDQVKTTFADVAGCDEAKEEVSELVEFLRDPGKFQRLGGRIPRGVLMVGPPGTGKTLLAKAIAGEAKVPFFTISGSDFVEMFVGVGASRVRDMFDQAKKHAPCIIFIDEIDAVGRHRGAGLGGGHDEREQTLNQLLVEMDGFEMNDGIIVIAATNRPDVLDPALLRPGRFDRQVVVGLPDIRGREQILKVHMRKVPLGDHVDPAVIARGTPGFSGADLANLVNEASLFAARSNKRIVDMREFELAKDKIMMGAERKTMVMSEKEKRNTAYHEAGHAIVGRLVPEHDPVYKVSIIPRGRALGVTMFLPEEDRYSLSKRALESQICSLFGGRIAEEMTLGFEGVTTGASNDIMRATQLARNMVTKWGLSEKLGPLMYAEEEGEVFLGRSAGSQHANVSGETAKMIDQEVRRIIDDCYGTAKRLLDENRDKLEMMADALMKYETIDSDQIDDIMAGRVPREPRDWQGGSGTGTPPANLEESGRRENTPPIGGPAGEH; translated from the coding sequence ATGGCAAAGAATCTGATTCTGTGGCTGATCATCGCGGCGGTACTGGTGACCGTGATGAACAATTTCTCGAGCCCGAGCGAGCCACAGACGCTGAACTACTCGGACTTCATCCAGCAGGTCAAGGATGGCAAGGTCGAGCGAGTGACCGTGGATGGCTATGTCATCACCGGCAAGCGTAGCGACGGCGATACCTTCAAGACCATCCGCCCGGCGATCCAGGACAACGGCCTGATCGGCGACCTGGTCAACAACAACGTCGTGGTCGAGGGCAAGCAGCCCGAACAGCAGAGCATCTGGACCCAGTTGCTGGTCGCCAGCTTCCCGATCCTGGTGATCATCGCCGTCTTCATGTTCTTCATGCGCCAGATGCAGGGTGGCGGCGGCGGTCGCGGCGGCCCGATGAGCTTCGGCAAGAGCAAGGCGCGCCTGCTGTCCGAGGACCAGGTCAAGACCACCTTCGCTGACGTCGCCGGCTGCGACGAGGCCAAGGAGGAGGTCAGCGAGCTGGTCGAGTTCCTTCGCGATCCGGGCAAGTTCCAGCGCCTGGGCGGCCGTATCCCGCGCGGCGTGCTGATGGTCGGCCCGCCCGGCACCGGCAAGACCCTGCTGGCCAAGGCCATCGCCGGCGAAGCCAAGGTGCCGTTCTTCACCATTTCCGGTTCCGACTTCGTCGAGATGTTCGTCGGCGTGGGCGCTTCCCGTGTCCGCGACATGTTCGACCAGGCCAAGAAGCATGCGCCGTGCATCATCTTCATCGACGAGATCGACGCCGTCGGCCGCCATCGCGGCGCCGGCCTGGGCGGTGGTCACGACGAGCGCGAGCAGACCCTCAACCAGTTGCTGGTGGAGATGGATGGCTTCGAGATGAACGATGGCATCATCGTCATCGCTGCCACCAACCGTCCGGACGTTCTGGACCCGGCGCTGCTGCGTCCGGGCCGCTTCGACCGCCAGGTGGTGGTCGGCTTGCCGGATATCCGCGGGCGCGAACAGATCCTCAAGGTGCACATGCGCAAGGTGCCGCTGGGCGACCATGTCGATCCTGCCGTCATCGCCCGCGGTACGCCCGGTTTCTCCGGCGCCGACCTGGCCAACCTGGTCAACGAGGCTTCGCTGTTCGCCGCGCGCTCCAACAAGCGCATCGTCGACATGCGCGAGTTCGAGCTGGCCAAGGACAAGATCATGATGGGCGCCGAGCGCAAGACCATGGTCATGTCCGAGAAGGAGAAGCGCAACACCGCCTACCACGAAGCCGGCCACGCCATCGTCGGTCGCCTGGTGCCGGAGCATGACCCGGTCTACAAGGTGTCCATCATTCCGCGCGGACGCGCCCTGGGCGTGACCATGTTCCTCCCCGAGGAAGATCGCTACAGCCTGTCCAAGCGCGCGCTGGAAAGCCAGATCTGCTCGCTGTTCGGCGGCCGTATCGCGGAAGAGATGACCCTCGGCTTCGAAGGCGTCACCACTGGCGCTTCCAACGACATCATGCGTGCTACCCAGTTGGCGCGGAACATGGTGACCAAGTGGGGTCTGTCCGAGAAGCTCGGCCCGCTGATGTACGCGGAGGAGGAGGGCGAGGTGTTCCTCGGCCGTAGCGCCGGCAGCCAGCACGCCAATGTGTCGGGCGAGACCGCCAAGATGATCGACCAGGAAGTCCGGCGCATCATCGACGACTGCTACGGTACCGCCAAGCGACTGCTCGACGAGAACCGCGACAAGCTGGAGATGATGGCCGACGCACTGATGAAGTACGAAACCATCGACTCCGACCAGATCGACGACATCATGGCCGGTCGCGTGCCGCGCGAGCCGCGTGACTGGCAGGGTGGTTCGGGTACCGGCACCCCGCCGGCCAACCTGGAAGAGTCGGGCCGCCGCGAGAACACCCCTCCCATCGGTGGGCCGGCCGGCGAGCACTGA
- the rlmE gene encoding 23S rRNA (uridine(2552)-2'-O)-methyltransferase RlmE, translating to MARSKTSQRWLKEHFDDPYVKMAQRDGYRSRASYKLLEIQEKDRILRPGMTVVDLGAAPGGWSQVTSRVIGDRGRLIASDILEMDSIPDVTFIQGDFTEDAVFARILEAIGDHPVDLVISDMAPNMSGVRAADQPRAMYLCELALDLAGRVLRPGGDFLIKIFQGEGFDQYHKQAREMFDKVQMRKPLSSRDRSREQYLLARGFRGE from the coding sequence GTGGCCCGCTCCAAAACCAGCCAGCGTTGGCTGAAAGAACATTTCGACGATCCCTACGTGAAGATGGCCCAGCGCGATGGCTATCGCTCGCGCGCCAGCTACAAGCTGCTGGAGATCCAGGAGAAGGACCGCATCCTGCGTCCGGGCATGACCGTGGTCGACCTGGGCGCCGCGCCGGGCGGGTGGTCGCAGGTCACCAGCCGGGTGATCGGCGACCGCGGCCGGCTGATCGCTTCGGACATCCTCGAGATGGACAGCATCCCCGACGTCACCTTCATCCAGGGCGACTTCACCGAGGACGCGGTGTTCGCGCGGATCCTCGAGGCGATCGGCGACCATCCGGTAGACCTTGTGATTTCCGATATGGCCCCCAATATGAGTGGAGTGCGGGCCGCCGACCAGCCGCGCGCCATGTATCTCTGCGAACTGGCGCTGGACCTGGCCGGCCGTGTGCTGCGGCCGGGCGGCGATTTCCTGATCAAGATCTTCCAGGGCGAAGGTTTCGACCAGTACCACAAGCAGGCCCGGGAAATGTTCGACAAGGTACAGATGCGCAAGCCCCTGTCGTCGCGTGATCGTTCGCGGGAACAGTATCTGCTCGCACGCGGCTTTCGCGGGGAATAG
- the yhbY gene encoding ribosome assembly RNA-binding protein YhbY, which produces MALTQEQKKQFKSIGHHLKPVLIVAENGLTEGVLAELERALNDHELIKVKLALAERDDRRALLDELCAQSRSDLVQSIGKMALVYRKNPKPNKNLSNISRFAGI; this is translated from the coding sequence ATGGCGCTCACTCAAGAGCAGAAGAAACAGTTCAAATCTATCGGTCACCACCTGAAACCGGTATTGATCGTAGCCGAGAACGGCTTGACCGAAGGCGTTCTCGCCGAACTCGAGCGCGCACTCAACGATCACGAACTGATCAAGGTGAAACTGGCGCTGGCCGAGCGCGACGATCGCCGCGCCCTGCTCGACGAACTCTGCGCGCAGTCGCGCAGCGACCTGGTGCAAAGCATCGGCAAGATGGCGCTGGTCTATCGGAAGAACCCGAAGCCGAACAAGAATCTCTCGAACATCAGCCGTTTCGCCGGCATCTGA
- a CDS encoding DUF4149 domain-containing protein: protein MRAGAISWLLAQTFWVGGLWLLQFVVLPALAKTGLAPLLVETVAAALTPLLIGFAGFCAVLQALVLVSSHGPRSLWRDLRGQLLLAVALLCLVYFLVRGLAPEAVRWLLFNYLAVAMCGLLLVLQPVPGRDEEGV from the coding sequence TTGCGCGCAGGCGCGATCAGTTGGCTGCTGGCCCAGACGTTCTGGGTCGGCGGCCTCTGGTTGCTGCAGTTCGTGGTCCTGCCTGCGTTGGCCAAGACCGGACTGGCGCCGTTGCTGGTGGAAACCGTAGCCGCGGCGTTGACGCCGCTGCTGATCGGCTTCGCCGGATTCTGTGCGGTGCTGCAGGCGCTGGTGTTGGTGTCGAGCCACGGGCCGAGGAGCCTCTGGCGAGACCTTCGCGGTCAGTTGTTGCTCGCCGTCGCGCTGCTCTGCCTGGTGTATTTCCTGGTGCGTGGGCTGGCGCCCGAGGCGGTGCGCTGGCTGCTGTTCAACTACCTGGCGGTGGCGATGTGTGGCCTGCTGCTGGTGTTGCAGCCGGTACCGGGGCGGGACGAGGAAGGCGTCTGA
- the greA gene encoding transcription elongation factor GreA — protein MSKFPMTVQGARALEEEVKHLKGVLRPQISQAIAEARELGDLKENAEYHAAREQQGMVEARIRDIEAKLSNAQVIDVTAIPHSGKVIFGTTVDIANVETDETVTYQIVGDDEADIKGGKISVNSPIARALIGKTEGDAVLVRTPGGDVEYEIVEVRHI, from the coding sequence ATGAGCAAGTTCCCCATGACCGTCCAGGGCGCCCGCGCCCTGGAAGAAGAAGTGAAACACCTGAAGGGCGTGCTGCGCCCGCAGATCAGCCAGGCCATCGCCGAAGCGCGTGAACTGGGCGACCTCAAGGAAAACGCCGAGTACCATGCGGCGCGCGAACAGCAGGGCATGGTCGAGGCGCGTATCCGCGACATCGAGGCCAAGCTGTCCAACGCCCAGGTCATCGATGTCACCGCCATCCCGCACAGCGGCAAGGTGATCTTCGGCACCACCGTCGATATCGCCAACGTCGAGACCGACGAGACCGTGACCTACCAGATCGTCGGCGACGACGAGGCGGATATCAAGGGTGGCAAGATCTCGGTGAATTCGCCGATCGCCCGTGCGCTGATCGGCAAGACCGAGGGCGATGCCGTGCTGGTGAGAACCCCGGGCGGCGACGTCGAGTACGAGATCGTCGAGGTTCGCCATATCTAA
- the carB gene encoding carbamoyl-phosphate synthase large subunit, whose amino-acid sequence MPKRTDIKSILILGAGPIVIGQACEFDYSGAQACKALREEGYRVILVNSNPATIMTDPAMADATYIEPIKWATVAKIIEKERPDALLPTMGGQTALNCALDLERHGVLEKFGVEMIGANADTIDKAEDRSRFDKAMKDIGLACPRSGIAHSMEEAYGVLEQVGFPCIIRPSFTMGGTGGGIAYNREEFEEICARGLDLSPTNELLIDESLIGWKEYEMEVVRDKKDNCIIVCSIENFDPMGVHTGDSITVAPAQTLTDKEYQIMRNASLAVLREIGVETGGSNVQFGICPNTGRMVVIEMNPRVSRSSALASKATGFPIAKIAAKLAVGYTLDELQNDITGGRTPASFEPAIDYVVTKIPRFAFEKFPKADARLTTQMKSVGEVMAIGRTFQESVQKALRGLEVGATGFDPKLDLNDPEADSILKRELTVPSAERVWYVADAFRAGKSVEEVFELTRIDEWFLVQIEDLVKDEEKVKTLGLSSIDRELMYKLKRKGFSDARLAKLLGVTEKNLRSHRHKLKVLPVYKRVDTCAAEFATDTAYMYSTYEEECEANPSSREKIMILGGGPNRIGQGIEFDYCCVHAALAMREDGYETIMVNCNPETVSTDYDTSDRLYFEPVTLEDVLEIVRVEQPKGVIVQYGGQTPLKLCRALEEAGVPIIGTSPDAIDRAEDRERFQQMVQRLNLRQPANATARSEDEALAASKAIGYPLVVRPSYVLGGRAMEIVYQEEELKRYMREAVQVSNDSPVLLDHFLNCAIEVDIDAVCDGEIVVIGAIMQHIEQAGVHSGDSACSLPPYSLPQHIQDEIREQVKKMALELGVVGLMNVQMAVQGEDIFVIEVNPRASRTVPFVSKCVGESLAKVAARVMAGKTLAEVGFTQEIIPPFFSVKEAVFPFAKFPGVDPILGPEMKSTGEVMGVGDSFAEAFAKAQLGASEILPTAGCAFISVREDDKPFAAQVAGDLVALGFEVVATAGTARVIEAAGLPVRRVNKVTEGRPHVVDMIKNDEVTLIINTTEGRQSIADSYSIRRNALQHKICCTTTIAGGQAICEALKFGPEKTVRRLQDLHAGIKA is encoded by the coding sequence ATGCCAAAACGTACAGACATAAAGAGCATCCTGATCCTCGGTGCCGGCCCCATCGTGATTGGCCAGGCCTGCGAATTCGACTACTCCGGCGCCCAGGCCTGCAAGGCCCTGCGCGAGGAGGGCTACCGCGTCATCCTGGTGAACTCCAACCCCGCGACCATCATGACCGATCCGGCGATGGCCGACGCGACCTACATCGAGCCGATCAAGTGGGCCACCGTGGCCAAGATCATCGAGAAGGAACGCCCCGACGCGCTGCTGCCGACCATGGGCGGCCAGACCGCGCTGAACTGCGCCCTGGACCTGGAGCGCCACGGCGTGCTGGAGAAGTTCGGCGTGGAGATGATCGGCGCCAATGCCGATACCATCGACAAGGCCGAGGACCGCTCGCGCTTCGACAAGGCGATGAAGGATATCGGCCTGGCCTGTCCGCGCTCGGGCATCGCCCACAGCATGGAGGAGGCCTACGGCGTGCTCGAGCAGGTCGGCTTCCCCTGCATCATCCGTCCGTCCTTCACCATGGGCGGCACCGGCGGCGGTATCGCCTACAACCGTGAAGAGTTCGAAGAGATCTGCGCCCGTGGCCTCGACCTGTCGCCGACCAACGAGCTGTTGATCGACGAGTCGCTGATCGGCTGGAAGGAATACGAGATGGAGGTGGTCCGCGACAAGAAGGACAACTGCATCATCGTCTGCTCCATCGAGAACTTCGACCCGATGGGCGTGCACACCGGTGACTCGATCACCGTGGCACCGGCGCAGACCCTGACCGACAAGGAATACCAGATCATGCGCAACGCCTCGCTGGCGGTATTGCGCGAGATCGGCGTGGAAACCGGCGGTTCCAACGTGCAGTTCGGCATCTGCCCGAACACCGGGCGCATGGTGGTGATCGAGATGAACCCGCGGGTTTCCCGCTCCTCGGCCCTGGCCTCCAAGGCCACCGGTTTCCCGATCGCCAAGATCGCCGCCAAGCTGGCGGTCGGCTACACCCTCGACGAACTGCAGAACGACATCACCGGCGGTCGCACCCCGGCGTCGTTCGAGCCGGCCATCGACTACGTGGTGACCAAGATCCCGCGCTTCGCCTTCGAGAAATTCCCGAAAGCCGATGCCCGCCTGACCACCCAGATGAAGTCGGTCGGCGAAGTCATGGCCATCGGCCGGACCTTCCAGGAGTCGGTGCAGAAAGCCTTGCGCGGCCTGGAAGTCGGCGCCACCGGCTTCGATCCGAAGCTCGACCTGAACGACCCGGAGGCCGACAGCATCCTCAAGCGCGAGCTGACCGTGCCCAGCGCCGAGCGTGTCTGGTACGTCGCCGACGCCTTCCGCGCCGGCAAGAGCGTCGAGGAAGTGTTCGAGCTGACCCGCATCGACGAATGGTTCCTGGTGCAGATCGAGGACCTGGTCAAGGACGAGGAGAAGGTCAAGACCCTCGGCCTGTCCTCTATCGATCGCGAGCTGATGTACAAGCTCAAGCGCAAGGGCTTCTCCGACGCGCGCCTGGCCAAGCTGCTCGGCGTCACCGAGAAGAACCTGCGCAGCCATCGCCACAAGCTGAAGGTACTGCCGGTCTACAAGCGCGTCGATACCTGCGCCGCCGAGTTCGCCACCGACACCGCCTACATGTATTCGACCTACGAGGAAGAGTGCGAGGCCAACCCGTCGAGCCGCGAGAAGATCATGATCCTCGGCGGCGGTCCGAACCGCATCGGCCAGGGCATCGAGTTCGACTACTGCTGCGTGCACGCGGCGCTGGCGATGCGCGAAGACGGCTACGAGACCATCATGGTCAACTGCAACCCGGAAACCGTCTCCACCGACTATGACACCTCCGACCGCCTGTACTTCGAGCCGGTGACCCTCGAGGACGTCCTTGAGATCGTCCGCGTCGAGCAGCCCAAGGGCGTGATCGTCCAGTACGGCGGCCAGACCCCGCTGAAGCTCTGCCGCGCCCTCGAAGAGGCCGGCGTGCCGATCATCGGCACCAGCCCGGACGCCATCGACCGTGCCGAAGACCGCGAGCGCTTCCAGCAGATGGTCCAGCGCCTGAACCTGCGCCAGCCGGCCAACGCCACCGCGCGCAGCGAAGACGAGGCCCTGGCTGCGTCCAAGGCCATCGGTTATCCGCTGGTGGTACGCCCGTCCTACGTGCTGGGCGGGCGGGCGATGGAAATCGTCTACCAGGAAGAAGAACTCAAGCGCTACATGCGTGAGGCGGTTCAGGTTTCCAACGACAGCCCGGTGCTGCTCGACCACTTCCTCAACTGCGCCATCGAAGTCGACATCGACGCGGTATGCGACGGCGAGATCGTGGTGATCGGCGCGATCATGCAGCATATCGAGCAGGCTGGCGTTCACTCCGGCGACTCCGCCTGTTCGCTGCCGCCGTACTCGCTGCCGCAGCACATCCAGGACGAGATCCGCGAGCAGGTCAAGAAAATGGCCCTGGAGCTTGGCGTGGTCGGCCTGATGAACGTGCAGATGGCGGTGCAAGGCGAGGATATCTTCGTCATCGAGGTCAACCCGCGTGCCTCGCGTACCGTGCCGTTCGTCTCCAAGTGCGTCGGCGAGTCGCTGGCCAAGGTCGCCGCCCGCGTCATGGCCGGCAAGACCCTGGCCGAGGTCGGCTTCACCCAGGAAATCATCCCGCCGTTCTTTAGCGTCAAGGAAGCGGTGTTCCCGTTCGCCAAGTTCCCCGGCGTCGATCCGATCCTCGGCCCGGAAATGAAGTCCACTGGTGAAGTGATGGGCGTCGGTGATAGCTTTGCCGAAGCCTTTGCCAAGGCTCAGTTGGGGGCCAGCGAGATCCTTCCGACCGCCGGTTGCGCCTTCATCAGCGTCCGCGAAGACGACAAGCCGTTCGCCGCCCAGGTGGCTGGCGACCTGGTCGCGCTGGGCTTCGAAGTGGTAGCCACCGCCGGTACCGCGCGTGTCATCGAGGCCGCGGGCCTGCCGGTGCGTCGCGTGAACAAGGTGACCGAAGGTCGCCCGCACGTGGTGGACATGATCAAGAACGACGAGGTCACCCTGATCATCAACACCACCGAGGGCCGGCAGTCCATCGCTGACTCCTACTCCATTCGTCGAAACGCCCTGCAGCACAAGATCTGCTGCACCACCACCATTGCGGGTGGGCAGGCGATCTGTGAGGCGCTCAAGTTCGGTCCCGAGAAGACCGTTCGGCGTCTGCAGGATCTCCACGCAGGAATCAAGGCATGA